The region CCGGTAAAATCCTGCGCCGTTTCCTGAAAGCAAAAGAAGCCGGGCAGGACGTAGGGGATATCTCCACCATGGAGCAGTAAGGGCGGGACCAGTACCTGGTACCGAGTACCTAGTATCGAGAGAGGATTTTTATGGCACAAGGAACAACAACCCAGTCCACCAATATCGATTCGATCCTGCAGGAGCAGCGCCTGTTTCCGCCGCCGCCTGAATTTGCCCAGCAGGCTTACATCAAGAGCATGGCGGAATACGAAAAGATGTACAAGGAGTCGATCGAAGACCCGGAGAAATTCTGGGCCGGCATCGCGAAAGAGCTCCACTGGTTCAAGCCATGGAACACGGTGCTGGAGTGGAAAGCGCCGTGGGCGAAGTGGTTCAGCGGCGGAGAGATCAACCTCTCCTACAACTGCCTCGACTACCAGATCCAGAAGGGCAAAGGCGCCAAGACGGCGCTGATCTGGGAAGGCGAACCGAGCGGAGAGATACGCAAGCTCACCTACCAGGAGCTGCTCGCCGAAGTCTCGAAGTTCGCCAACGTGCTGAAGAAGCTGGGAGTAAAGAAGGGCGACCGGGTCGCCATCTATATGGGCATGTGCCCCGAGCTGCCCATTGCCATGTTGGCTTGCGCGCGCATCGGCGCGCCGCACTCGGTGGTGTTTGGCGGATTTTCCTCGAACGCGCTGGTGGACCGCATTACCGACTCGCAGGCGGTCGCGGTGATCACGCAGGACGGCTCCTATCGCCGAGGCGCCGAGGTCAAGCTGAAGCCGGCGGTCGATGAGGCGCTGGAATCCTGCCCATCGGTGAAGTCGGTGATTGTTAACAAGCGCACCGGAACGCCGGTGACGATGAAGGCAGGGCGCGACCACTGGATGCAGGAGCTCATGAAAGACGCTTCGCCGAACTGTCCGGCGGAGCCGCTGGAAGCCGAGCATCCGCTGTACATCCTCTACACCTCGGGCACGACCGGGAAGCCGAAAGGCGTGGTGCACACCACCGGCGGCTACTCCGTCTACACCTATATCACGACCAAATGGATTTTCGACTTGAAGGACAGCGATATCTACTGGTGCACCGCCGATATCGGCTGGGTCACCGGCCACAGCTACATTGTGTACGGACCGCTGCAGAACGGCGGCACTACGCTGATGTATGAAGGCGCGCCGAACACGCCGCAACCGGACCGCTTCTGGGACATCGTGGACCGGCACAAGGTCAACATCCTGTACACCGCGCCGACCGCGATCCGCACCTTCATCAAGTGGGGCGAGGACTGGCCGAGGAAGCACAAGAT is a window of Terriglobales bacterium DNA encoding:
- the acs gene encoding acetate--CoA ligase, coding for MAQGTTTQSTNIDSILQEQRLFPPPPEFAQQAYIKSMAEYEKMYKESIEDPEKFWAGIAKELHWFKPWNTVLEWKAPWAKWFSGGEINLSYNCLDYQIQKGKGAKTALIWEGEPSGEIRKLTYQELLAEVSKFANVLKKLGVKKGDRVAIYMGMCPELPIAMLACARIGAPHSVVFGGFSSNALVDRITDSQAVAVITQDGSYRRGAEVKLKPAVDEALESCPSVKSVIVNKRTGTPVTMKAGRDHWMQELMKDASPNCPAEPLEAEHPLYILYTSGTTGKPKGVVHTTGGYSVYTYITTKWIFDLKDSDIYWCTADIGWVTGHSYIVYGPLQNGGTTLMYEGAPNTPQPDRFWDIVDRHKVNILYTAPTAIRTFIKWGEDWPRKHKMQSLRLLGTVGEPINPEAWMWYRDVIGRDRCPIVDTWWQTETGGIMITPLPGAIPTKPGSATKPFFGIVPDVVTMDGKSVPEGSGGFLVIKKPWPGMLRTVYGDPDRYVQNYWSQIPGIYFTGDGARKDKDGYFWIMGRVDDVINVSGHRLSTMEVESALVAHPKVAEAAVVGRPDELKGQAIAAFVTLEQGNQPSPELKEELKKWVAKEIGALAKPDDIRFSDVLPKTRSGKIMRRLLRELATSGDVKGDVTTLEDLGVIAKLREEEE